Below is a genomic region from Mustela lutreola isolate mMusLut2 chromosome 1, mMusLut2.pri, whole genome shotgun sequence.
atcaccggagctgaaggcagacgcttaactgatttaaccacccaggagcctctagattgtctgattttctaatttttgctgTTTTGGAGGGTATAAAAGTATATGTCGGGATTTCAATTTTCATCTCCTTGATTGTCAATGAGGCTTTCAAATGTTTATTGGCCAACCAAGTACAGCACGTCTTATCAGCTGTGATAACTTGGATGTGTTGCTTAATTTGGATCTTCTTTTCCTCATCAGGAAATCCAGGAGGGTAATGACATATACCTCACAAGATATTGTCCTTTGGAGGAAGAACCTGCCATGGTCAAATGACATTTGCTTAGCTTACTTTTAGATAACATTTTGACTAGCATTGCTCTGAGGAGTAATCTCTGGGGGATACATCTCCAGATGATGCAGTGGTCAATGGAGAGATGACAGGTTCAGAGACACAACCTGGGGAAAAGAGAGGGCTGTATCAGACTggttaagaaagcaaaacaaggggtggctgggtggctctgtcggttgagTGTGCAATTCTTGGTGTCGGTTTGGTCTTGATTTCACTCTTGTGGGTTCCAGCTCCTGGTTTGGGCtccacgttgggcatggagcctactagaaagaaagaaagaaaagaaagggaaggaaagaaggaaggaaggaagaaaggaaggaaggatagaaaagaaagaaagaaaagaaaggaaggaagaaaagaaaagaaagaaagatagaaagaaagaaaggaacctaatgttcattatttaatttaaGGTGACATTAACAGCTTTAATAAACAAACCCTAAATTTCAGTGGCTTAACAAAGTAAGTTAACCAGAGTATACATCTGGTTCCTGTGTTCCCATTCGGAAggcagtttttctccactgatttAGGAAACCGGTGGCCCCACTATGCCCTAGGGCCATAGAGTCTCCTGCTTCCGCTGGCACAGAGGAAACAAGAGTCAGGAGGTGCCAACATCCACCCACTTCTTTCAAGTGTATGCTTGGAAATGAAATGTCTCTTCTCATCACATTCCTTTGGTGAGACCTGGTCACATGGCCACATCCAGATGTGAGGAGGCCACAGAAGTATAGTCCTGGGTGGGGTTGCTCCCTGCCAGCAACAACAGGACTTTATGGAAGGGAAGCCACAGTCAGACACGGTGTTAATCCACGCCCAGCGCAGGCGGCATGGCCATCCTCTCCTTCCATCCCCACTTCAGCAATGCGATTCCCCTGTTCCTGTTGAttctcctcttcctgctcattttattttattttattttttagattttacttatttacttgaaagagagagagatcacaagtaggcagagaggcagacagagagagaggggggaagcaggctccctacccagcagagagactgatgctgggctccatcccaggaccctgagatcctgaaggcagaagcttaatccactgaaccacccaggcacccttcctgcTCATTTTAATGTAGATCATGCAGTGCTGAGAAAGAATCAGGGAAGAAGACACATCGTTTTCTCACTTCTTGGCTTTTGCCATGCTTTATCCTCTGCTAAGGACCTTCTGAGCTCGGGGAGAAAAACTGCGTACTGTTTTCACTCAAGAATTTAGAGCTGGATCAAGGAATGTgaatcagtgcttctcaaaccttttttttttttttaaattcttatttatggggcgcctgggtggctcagtgggttaaagcctctgctttcggctcaggtcatgatcccagggtcctgagatcgagccccacagggagcccgcttcctcctctctctctgtctgcctctctgcctacttgtgatctctgtctgtcaaataaataaataaatctttaaaaaaaaataaaattcttatttatttttaaaatttcttttctgtgcttCTCAAACCTTAATATGCACACCCATCCCCTGGGGATCTTATGAAACAGTGGATTCTGATTTAACAGGTCTGGGGCAGACCCccagattctgcatttctcaaaAGATCTCCGGTGATGACAGTGCCACTGGTCCAAGAAGAACAGTCATGTAGAAGCCCACCGGTCATTTACTGACGAGAtctttattgagtgcctacaGTGTGCCCGGCATTGAGGCGACAACAGTGAATGGACTGGGATAGTAATTTGCCACACCTCAGGTTGCAAGTCTATACGTATTTGTTCAACATTTATGTAGTTAATTAaaacaggtttttaaatttatttatttatttatttgagagagaaagagagagagagagagcacacaagcaaagagaggggcagagggagagggagaagtaggctccctgctgaggagggagcccaatatggagctcgaACCCAAGACCGTACAATTGTTCCAGTCCTGACCTCGACTGTAGGCAGGTACCAGAAACTCAGTTTATATGTTAAAGTTTATACATTAAAGGAATGTGGAGCATAGGAGGGACTTTAGGAAACACTGGcttaatgaaagaagagagaagtggAAGAGTTTCACACTCAGTTTCCTGGGAAGGAttgagttagttttttttttttttttagattttatttatttatttatttgacagacagatcacaagtaggcagagaggcaggcagagagagagggggaagcaggctccctgctgagcagagagcccgatgttgggctcgatcccaggaccctgagatcatgacctgagccgaaggcagcggcttaacccgctgagccacccaggcgctccaagttAGTTCTTTTTAGGGTAAAGTATCAGAATCATGCTCAGTACGAAAGTTTTGGAGACTTTTTGAGAGAAACAGGATGACATTTTCCTCCATTGTGCGCCCGCTCTCGCACAGCCGTCACTCAGACGTCTGCGTGTTCTTTTGGGCCACTCGTTTTGTTACAGGGCTGCGGTCGCGCTCTGGACCTTCCCGCCTGCTGCGGTCCGTGTTCTTACGTCGTCCTCACGTGGGTGATTGCTAGCGGTTACGTCAGAATCCCTCTCAGGGAAGAATCCTCTCACCCTTTCTCCCTTTGACCATTTATGCTGTTTCCaactttctgttttcaaaaatggtgttgtggagcgcctgggtggctcagcgggttaagcctctgccttcagctcatgatctcagggtcctgggatcgagccccgcatcaggttctttgctcagcagggagcctactcccccactcccccatgcctgcttctctgcctacttgtgatctctctgtcaaataaataaataaataaaatcttaaaaaaaaaatactgttgtgACAAACCAGTTTGTATAGCAAGATTTTCTGTATTTAGAATAGTTTCCTTTAAGGTAgatctgaatgaaaaaaaaaaaagtatcttttaaatAACCTCAGCCCAGAAATCTCAGACTGAAGCTGACTCAGCTCCGGTTAGGACTTTGTGAAAGTTTGAGAGCGTGCCTTCCAGTCCAGTGGTCGGGCTTGAATTAGGTCAAATTCAGCTCCTTCATTCGTGTGATTCTCTAAAACACATAGACTCAACCATATTACATGCATATTTAAAGACGTTTAGgccaaatgtaattttttttttttggaatcggTCTCCTAAAGCACATTGTCTTATATGATGCTGTAACAGCAAATatcaaacacacatgcacacatgtggcCTGGAGAATTATGAGGCATGCGCATACGTCTGTCTAGAAAATAGATGTATGAGGAAAGGTCTCTCTTGAGCCTGAGGCTTTATTTAATGGGGCAGCTCAGCCAATGCAGCAGTAATAAGAAATGGGACTTCTATTCTGGccctctttctttttgaaatgggACTAAGAAGAAAGAACTGAGCCCCTCATAGCTTACCCCTACTTCCTTAACTCAGTGACAAGACAGAAATGATTCTGCTGCCCCTTGTCCCATGTCTCTTGGAAATTGTGTTGAACTGCTCGTGGCTCTGGTGTGGAAGAGATATCCCTGGTTTTGGTAGGGAAATCCCGACACTGAATACTCACTCTCTCACTGTATAGTTTtaggtaaaaatttttaaaatattttatttatttatgagagagagagaggaagagagaaagagagaacacaagctgggggagcagcagaagagggcaggggggaagcaggtgctctacggagcagggagcccgacgctaggttcgatctcaggatcctgagatcatgatttcagcagaaggcagctgcttaagcgACTGAATCACTCAGGTGCTCTTAGGTAACTTATTATTACTGAGTCACTTTGTTTGTAAAACAAGATCATCATAACAAGGACTGCCTCACGATATGGATGCAAACATTCAACACCATAATGGATATGaagatggttttaaaattttcagttctcTGTACTAAGAATGCTATTTGCTGTTCCTTCCCTACTTCTTGCACCTCCTTCAGAACCAGGGCTGCTCTCCATTCAGTCAACTCACAGTGTGATTTGGAAGAGGCTCTGCCTTCCTCATTCCAACAAATAACCTTGCAGCACTCAGCAGGGAAAGATACTGACCTGGAGCTTCCTTTTCAGTGCGTCCTTGACCTCCTTGTTGCGGAAGCTATAGATGAAGGGGTTGAGCATGGGAATTATGATGGTGTAGAACACGGACACTATTTGGCCATTGGTATCATTAGTGGACCCATGAGGCTGGACATAGGTGAAAACCACAGTGCCATAGAAAATGGCAATGGCCAGGAAGTGGGAGGCACAGGTGGAGAGGGCCTTCTCCCGTCTAGCTGCTGAGCGCATCCTCCCAATGGCCACCAAGACCAAGCTGTAGGAGGTGAGGATGACTGCAGCAGGCAGAAGGGTAACCAGAGCGGAGAAGATGTAGAGGACCACTCCTGCTGTGGCTGTGTTGGCACAAGCCAGGCGGAGAAGGGGAGGGATGTCGCAGAAGTAGTGTGTTACTTGGTTGGGTCCGCAGAAAGGCAGAGCAAAGACATTCCCAGTCTGTATAGCAGAGTTGGCACCACCGAATGCATAGGAAGCCGCTACCAGCTGGAGACAGGTCTCCTTGGTCATGACCGAACCATAACGGAGGGGTTGGCAGATGGCCACGAAGCGGTCATAAGCCATGGAGGCCAGCAGGAAGCTCTCGGCTGTCACGTGCACCACGAAGAAGGTCAACTGGACCACACAGCCCTCAAAAGAGATGGACTTGTCTGAGGCCAGGAAGTTGGCTAAGAGCTTGGGTGTGACCACAGAAGAGTAACAAATGTCAAGAAAAGAGAGGACGctgaggaagaaatacatggggcTATGGAGACGGGAGTCCGTGAAGATGAGTGCCATCATTCCCAGGTTGCCCGTCACTGTGATGACGTAAATGAGCAGGAAGGTTACAAATAGAAGCTCCTGGAGATCTGGATAACCGGAGAATCCCAACAAGATGAACTGGGTGACTGGGGTGTGGTTTCCACTGGCAAGGGCTAGTTCTCCAGGTGTCATCTGCAGAGGTGACAAGTGATAATCACTCAAATGGGAATTACCTGAGCATGTCCACTGCGGTGCATAGGACAATGAGGGAGAGTATAAGCAGGTATAAGGCCTCTTGCACAAGATGCTAATGGGAAGCATGGTGCATAGTGGAAAGGACATGAACTGGGAAGCCTGACAGATTCTGATTATAGCACTAACTAGTTTTGTCCCCTTGGATAAGCTGTATTGATGCACTTTAGGTTTCTTGTCATGAAGTGAAGAAAGTATGCCTAATTTTAACAGGGTTGCTGCATGGCCCAAATGaaaaaaggaatgtaaaataTCTGAACGTCTAGAACACAGTAAGTGATCAATGAGTTATGAGGCCTCTTCCCCAATTTCTAGTGCCTGTATCTATACATATGCTTATGACTagatttgacatttttttcattcattttaaaaatcc
It encodes:
- the LOC131822675 gene encoding olfactory receptor 1052-like, producing the protein MTPGELALASGNHTPVTQFILLGFSGYPDLQELLFVTFLLIYVITVTGNLGMMALIFTDSRLHSPMYFFLSVLSFLDICYSSVVTPKLLANFLASDKSISFEGCVVQLTFFVVHVTAESFLLASMAYDRFVAICQPLRYGSVMTKETCLQLVAASYAFGGANSAIQTGNVFALPFCGPNQVTHYFCDIPPLLRLACANTATAGVVLYIFSALVTLLPAAVILTSYSLVLVAIGRMRSAARREKALSTCASHFLAIAIFYGTVVFTYVQPHGSTNDTNGQIVSVFYTIIIPMLNPFIYSFRNKEVKDALKRKLQVSIFPC